In the Syntrophus aciditrophicus SB genome, TGGATCGACGTCCATTATATCGTTCTTTGTCGTAATACTTTACAGTATCCACAAGTTTTAATTTTCCGATGCATTCCTTCAGAGGAACACTGGTAATTTCACCCCGCTGCAGGCTTGCCATACGGCCAAAATCTTCATTAATAATCATATCCACCGCAGCGATTCCAAACCATCTTGCCATCAGTCTGTCATGGGCTGATGGTGTACCGCCGCGCTGCAAATGACTAAGGATTAAGTGTCTGGTCTCCAGACTCGTTCTTCCTTCAATTTCATCAGCGACGAATTTGGCTATCCCCCCAAGAGCGACATGGCCGAATTCATCTATTTTGGAACTTGTGATAAACTCTTTCTGACCGACCGGCTTCGCTCCCTCAGAGACAACAAGAATGGCATAGCGGATTTCCCTTCCTTTTCTTTCCTGGAGCAGCGTGCATATTTCATCGAGATTAAATGGATGTTCAGGAATAAGAATGATATAGGCGCCACTGCATTCACCGCCATGAAGTGCAAGCCATCCGGCGTGACGTCCCATGGTTTCCACAACGAAAATCCGGCTGTGTGAACCGGCTGTCGTCCGCAGACGGTCGATTTCTTCCGTAATCACATTGACGGCAGTGTCGAATCCAATAGAATAATCCGTTCCAACCAAGTCGTTATCAATTGTCTTAGGAATACCAACGGTCTTGATTCCCAGTTTGTGCAGACTGTAAGCCGCCCCCAGAGTATCTTCCCCTCCGATGGCGACAACTACATCAATTCCGAGTTTTTTAATATTATCCAGTAATATTTCCGATCTGTCATTTTTGGGATTGAAAGGATTGGTGCGTGAAGTTCCGAGGTTAGTCCCTCCATAACGGTCCCACGTCCGAACGATTTCTTCATCAAGAGGACGAGTGTATTTTGCCAGGCTTTTGGGATCGTCCGGATCAACATCAACCAGTCCACGCCATCCATCCGTAATCCCAATGACTTCGAATGACATGGAACGTTTTGATCCCAACCATTGATCTGTTGCACTTTTTGTAACCCATTTTACCGCGCCGTTCAAACCGGGACAATCACCACCGCCTGTCAGTACAGCAATTTTCATTTTCATAAGCAGCCTCCCATGATTTATGAATTCACTTGTCAAATAAATAAATTGGTAATATTCCTCTGTGCCTTGCCTGGCGCGGGCCATCTGTTTGCGTGAAGCTTTTAACATAAGTGCTTCAAAAGAATCTATCTTTTTTCATCTATTGAAAGTTGCCTGAGGGATAAGGAACTTGAATGAAATTAGATAAAGATAAAAAGTTCTTGCAAAAATAAACGTTATGTTTTAGTAACCAACGCATTCTTTTGAAGGGAGAAATGGTACATGTCTAGAATTTGTGACGTTTGTGGCAAGGGTCCGGTTGTCGGAAACAATGTGAGCCATGCAAATAATAAAACAAAGAAAGTTTGGTATCCCAATCTTCAGAGCCTCAGATGCCTTGACGGCAAAACAGGCGCAGTTAAAAGAATGAAGGTCTGCACGCGCTGTTTGCGTTCAGGTTTTGTAAAAAAGGCCTTGTAAAAAGGAGAGGATCCCTGAATCTCAGGCTAAATTCCGTATCATATTCAGGAACGCATCGCAATTGTCGATCAGAACCACCCCTTTGAGTGGGAACAATATAGTTTGCCTACCAAAAGAAATATCCGGATTAAGGTCGAATGGGTCTATATATAAGCCGATTCGGCCTTTTCTATTTTTTATAACCTTTTTCCTGATTATTCTCTTCCGTGGCTTTGCCTTTCCTCTATTTTCCTATGATTTTTCTTTCCATGCTTCACTTTGAAGAATGACCGAATTCTCATGAGTGAAAAAACGATCATATCCTTTCGCTGGAATAGCCATGTACTTTAGTTATGGATTTTTACCTTGCGGTCGGCATAAATGTGTGATGTAAATTCCCGCTCATATAGATCCTGCAAATCATTAATGAGCCGTGCGTAACCTGAAAAACCTACTCGTTATAAGGATTAGAAATCATGGAAAAAAGAATAACAGGAATGCGAAATTTATTGATCGCTCTGGCGGCTTTGCTGCTCGTCCTATTTCACCATCGGCCGGTTCAGGCCCTTCCTTTATCCGACGCGTCACACCCTGTCCCAGTCGCAGCTATGAAGCTTGTGCAGTTCTGTGCTGATCCCAAAGTCGGGTTCGATTCGCAAGCCGTTGCCAACCTTATAAATCATGTGATTGCACCTAAACAGAATAAAGAATCAGCTCTCCCCACATTTCGGAATGCTACCGGAGCCTATTATGAACTCGACACCAGGATCAACTTTTCCGATTTCCTGAAATATTCCTTCAGCAGCGAAATTCCATCGGTTCTCACCAGTCCGGCTTCTCTAAGATATTCACTTTGGACAGACACTCAGGGAAAATCACAGAAAATGCCCGTCAATTGGAAACTGGTCCCCTCAAATGGAAAGCCGGTTATCATCCGCGGGTTGGAACAGATCGGGATCACTCCAGATATCAATACAGGCATTCATTATAAATATAAACTGCAAAGAACTCTCATCCTTCTTAATCATGACAACCGGCAGGTCATTATTTCCATTTCAAAACAGACGGATATTTCCGATGTCGGCAAAAAGGGTGTCATTCTGGGGCATGATGACGACTGGAATTACTATTATTCAGCAGAAACCGGTTCGACCAAGGCAGGACTGGGCTGGGTTAAATCCTACATTTATGACTATTTTTCCGTGGGAGTTCATATCCAGTCAGGCTCTTCACCTTCCATGGTCAGATCCGGAATTTTTCAATGGATTCGGGCTGGCTGGTCAGGAATCAATTTTGCTGAACCGAAACACGTAATCAAGGGAATGAAACGATATGCCAGAAATTCAAAATCTATCCTTGAGTCTCCCAAATTACCTGAACCCAACCAGTTAGTCACTACTTATCGGCGCCTTTTAGCCTTGCCACAACATGCTTTATCAGAGAAATACACCGCATTGCAGCAGGCTCGACAGCAATTAGCTGTCCGAAGAAATAAAATCGCTATAAAAAATCAGGAATCCCATACTCCAAGGGAACAAATCATTCAGGAATTGATGCTGGAATATTTCAAGATTTCCCTTGGAAAGCCATCCCTGCTGAAAAATATGGATATTTAGAATGATGGCGCTTTCTTCCTAACCTTTCCCCATCAGAGAATAGCAGGAGAAACTTAAGCAGCGTTGTCTGGATATTTATACCCAGAGCCCCTCCCAACCGATGAAACAGCATGCGAACTATTTTGGGAGTTTTCAAGTAATTAATTGCTGTTTTCGTTGAAATATGGCAGGTAAGCAAATCTCCTAAAGTTCTCACCTTTTCTTTTTAACATAATGGATACAGCATTTCACCCAACCCTGTGTGAGGAT is a window encoding:
- a CDS encoding 6-phosphofructokinase gives rise to the protein MKIAVLTGGGDCPGLNGAVKWVTKSATDQWLGSKRSMSFEVIGITDGWRGLVDVDPDDPKSLAKYTRPLDEEIVRTWDRYGGTNLGTSRTNPFNPKNDRSEILLDNIKKLGIDVVVAIGGEDTLGAAYSLHKLGIKTVGIPKTIDNDLVGTDYSIGFDTAVNVITEEIDRLRTTAGSHSRIFVVETMGRHAGWLALHGGECSGAYIILIPEHPFNLDEICTLLQERKGREIRYAILVVSEGAKPVGQKEFITSSKIDEFGHVALGGIAKFVADEIEGRTSLETRHLILSHLQRGGTPSAHDRLMARWFGIAAVDMIINEDFGRMASLQRGEITSVPLKECIGKLKLVDTVKYYDKERYNGRRSIIS
- the rpmB gene encoding 50S ribosomal protein L28, producing MSRICDVCGKGPVVGNNVSHANNKTKKVWYPNLQSLRCLDGKTGAVKRMKVCTRCLRSGFVKKAL